A genomic window from Clostridium aceticum includes:
- the cooS gene encoding anaerobic carbon-monoxide dehydrogenase catalytic subunit, translated as MKTCKSADSRLQNFIQTKEIETSFNRVENQKIKCGFGQQGVCCRLCSNGPCRITPKSPKGVCGATADTIVARNFLRAVASGAACYLHVIETTAKNLKATGEKKEKIKGVDTLNQLAELLEIDAKDLSDKAVKVADKVLRDLYKPREEKMELVEKISYKPRFEKWKDLGILPGGAKSEVFDAIVKSSTNLNSDPVDMLMHCLNLGISTGLYGLTLTNLLNDVMLGEPVIRKAPVGFKVVDENYINIMITGHQHSVIAHLQDRLIDEDVKALAASVGAKGFKLVGCTCVGQDLQLRGEHYKEVFAGHAGNNFTSEALITTGAIDLIVSEFNCTLPGIEPIADALMVPMVCLDDVGKKANAEYKPFSKDNEKNISQHIINKALDSFNNRRDKIIIDIPKDHGHDDVITGVSEKSLKAFLGNTWKPLIDLIAEGKIKGVAGVVGCSNLTAMGHDVFTVELTKELIKRNIIVLSAGCSSGGLENVGLMSPKAADLAGDSLKEVCTSLGIPPVLNFGPCLAIGRLEIVATELAEALGIDIPQLPLVLSAPQWLEEQALADGAFGLALGLPVHLAIPPFMTGSKVVKEVLTSSLVDITGGKIIVEDDVVKAADELEEIILERRKGLGLDAQK; from the coding sequence GTGAAAACATGCAAATCAGCAGACAGTCGATTACAAAACTTTATTCAAACAAAGGAAATAGAAACATCATTTAACAGGGTTGAGAATCAAAAAATAAAATGTGGATTTGGGCAGCAGGGGGTATGTTGTAGATTATGCTCAAATGGTCCTTGTAGAATTACGCCTAAGTCACCAAAAGGGGTTTGCGGAGCAACGGCAGACACTATAGTGGCAAGAAACTTTTTAAGAGCAGTTGCATCAGGAGCTGCATGTTACTTACATGTTATTGAAACAACAGCAAAAAACTTAAAGGCTACTGGAGAAAAGAAAGAAAAAATTAAAGGAGTAGATACACTAAACCAATTAGCTGAGTTGTTGGAAATTGATGCAAAAGACTTGAGTGACAAAGCTGTAAAGGTTGCAGATAAAGTTCTACGTGATTTATATAAACCTAGAGAAGAAAAAATGGAATTAGTGGAAAAAATTTCCTACAAACCAAGATTTGAAAAATGGAAAGATTTGGGGATATTACCTGGCGGTGCGAAATCAGAAGTTTTTGATGCTATTGTAAAGTCTTCTACTAATTTAAATAGTGATCCAGTAGATATGTTGATGCATTGTTTGAACTTAGGGATATCTACAGGACTTTATGGATTAACATTAACCAATTTATTGAATGATGTTATGTTAGGGGAGCCAGTGATTAGAAAAGCGCCTGTAGGGTTTAAAGTTGTTGATGAAAATTACATCAATATCATGATAACAGGACACCAACACTCTGTAATAGCACATCTCCAAGATAGATTGATTGATGAAGATGTAAAGGCGCTGGCAGCAAGCGTAGGGGCAAAAGGTTTTAAGTTAGTAGGATGCACCTGTGTGGGTCAGGATTTACAGTTGAGGGGAGAGCATTATAAAGAGGTATTTGCAGGGCACGCTGGAAATAACTTTACAAGTGAAGCACTGATCACAACGGGAGCTATCGATCTAATTGTGTCAGAGTTTAATTGCACATTGCCGGGAATCGAACCTATCGCAGATGCCTTGATGGTACCTATGGTATGTCTTGATGACGTGGGAAAAAAAGCAAATGCTGAATATAAGCCCTTCTCTAAGGATAATGAAAAAAATATATCTCAGCATATCATTAATAAGGCTTTAGATAGTTTTAACAATAGAAGGGATAAAATAATCATTGATATTCCAAAAGATCATGGGCATGATGATGTGATAACAGGTGTAAGTGAGAAATCTCTTAAAGCTTTTCTTGGAAATACATGGAAGCCTTTGATAGATTTAATCGCTGAAGGCAAGATCAAGGGTGTAGCTGGTGTAGTAGGATGTTCAAACTTGACAGCCATGGGACACGATGTATTTACCGTTGAACTAACTAAAGAACTTATTAAAAGGAATATCATTGTTCTATCAGCTGGATGTTCAAGCGGAGGCCTTGAAAATGTTGGATTGATGTCACCTAAAGCCGCTGATTTAGCTGGAGATAGTTTAAAAGAAGTCTGTACATCTTTGGGTATACCACCAGTGCTGAACTTTGGACCATGCTTAGCTATAGGAAGACTTGAAATAGTGGCAACCGAATTGGCAGAAGCCTTAGGAATAGATATCCCTCAGCTTCCACTTGTGCTATCCGCTCCTCAGTGGTTAGAAGAGCAGGCTTTAGCAGACGGTGCCTTTGGTTTAGCTTTAGGTTTACCTGTACACTTAGCTATTCCTCCTTTTATGACTGGGAGTAAAGTAGTAAAAGAGGTTTTAACAAGTTCTCTTGTAGACATAACAGGAGGAAAGATTATTGTTGAAGATGACGTAGTGAAAGCTGCGGATGAATTAGAAGAAATTATATTAGAAAGAAGAAAAGGTCTAGGATTAGATGCTCAAAAATAG
- a CDS encoding NAD(P)/FAD-dependent oxidoreductase, with product MKYLILGASAAGINAAKTIRELDPRGEITIVSKDNHVYSRCMLHHIIGEKRSIEEIDFSEKDFWLSCNIAWKKGRLAKKLIIEEKTVLLDNGESLPYDKLLIATGSSSLIPPIKNLKEGKGVYGLRNIEDALQIKEEAKKIKDVVVLGGGLVGIDAVVGLLEQDVNISLIEMADKILPLQLDQYTSSKYEKAFKSRGVGIYTGGKVAEVVLDQENKIKAVKLEDETLITCDMIIVAAGVKANTNFIEENTIKVDRGIVINSRCETNIKDIYAAGDVCGKNPIWPLAVKQGIVAAHNMFGEIAEMDDFFGARNAMNFFGIATVSIGYTNAPDESYEVFIQKDKDNYKKIVYKEGIIYGAILQGDIDYSGVLTYLIKNKVDISRINKDIFEINYSDFFSIKENNEYQYVV from the coding sequence ATGAAATATCTGATATTAGGGGCAAGTGCAGCAGGTATAAACGCAGCTAAAACTATAAGAGAACTAGATCCCAGAGGAGAAATAACAATTGTATCTAAAGATAATCATGTGTATTCTAGATGTATGTTGCATCACATCATAGGAGAAAAGAGAAGCATAGAAGAAATAGATTTTTCAGAAAAAGACTTTTGGTTAAGCTGCAATATAGCGTGGAAAAAAGGCCGTTTGGCTAAAAAATTGATTATTGAGGAAAAGACAGTTTTACTAGATAATGGGGAATCTCTGCCTTATGACAAGTTACTTATAGCGACAGGATCTTCTTCTCTTATTCCGCCTATAAAGAACCTAAAAGAAGGGAAAGGTGTCTATGGCTTAAGAAATATAGAAGATGCTTTGCAAATAAAAGAGGAAGCGAAGAAGATAAAAGATGTAGTTGTATTAGGGGGAGGATTAGTTGGTATAGATGCAGTTGTAGGTTTGCTAGAGCAGGATGTCAATATATCTTTAATCGAGATGGCTGATAAGATACTGCCTCTGCAGCTTGATCAATATACCTCTTCGAAATATGAGAAGGCTTTTAAATCTAGAGGGGTAGGAATCTATACTGGAGGAAAAGTAGCGGAGGTCGTGTTAGATCAAGAAAATAAGATAAAGGCTGTAAAGCTGGAGGATGAAACACTGATTACATGTGATATGATTATTGTTGCAGCTGGTGTAAAGGCAAATACAAATTTCATTGAAGAAAATACCATTAAGGTAGATCGAGGAATTGTTATTAATAGCAGATGTGAAACGAATATAAAAGATATCTATGCTGCTGGTGATGTATGTGGTAAAAATCCTATATGGCCTTTAGCTGTAAAACAGGGGATTGTTGCAGCACATAATATGTTTGGGGAAATAGCAGAAATGGATGATTTCTTTGGTGCAAGAAATGCTATGAACTTCTTTGGAATAGCAACAGTATCTATAGGATATACCAATGCACCAGATGAAAGCTATGAGGTGTTTATTCAAAAAGATAAAGATAATTATAAAAAGATAGTTTATAAAGAAGGCATTATTTATGGTGCCATCCTCCAAGGGGACATAGACTATTCTGGAGTATTAACTTATCTTATCAAAAATAAGGTAGATATATCTCGTATCAATAAAGATATATTTGAAATAAATTACTCAGACTTTTTTAGTATAAAAGAGAATAATGAATATCAATATGTAGTGTAG
- a CDS encoding lytic transglycosylase domain-containing protein, which yields MIKNFVNDIFSQKMHEIQKRIPVNLNFSTPINTSFGKVLSNEVSNLQKQDFPKDFDKYIDAAAQKYNLSPALIKSVIKAESNFNPKALSRAGAQGLMQLMPATARELQVTDVWNPQQNIEGGAKYLRQLLNQFEGNLPLSLAAYNAGPGNVNRYGGIPPFAETQNYVKSILENLSVYT from the coding sequence ATGATAAAAAATTTTGTTAATGATATTTTTTCTCAGAAAATGCATGAGATTCAAAAACGTATTCCTGTTAACTTGAATTTTTCAACCCCCATCAATACTTCTTTTGGTAAAGTTTTAAGCAACGAGGTATCCAACTTGCAAAAACAAGACTTTCCTAAGGACTTTGATAAGTATATTGATGCAGCAGCACAAAAATATAACCTTTCTCCCGCCCTTATCAAATCTGTTATCAAGGCTGAGTCAAATTTTAATCCTAAGGCTCTTTCAAGGGCTGGTGCTCAGGGATTGATGCAGCTTATGCCTGCCACTGCTAGAGAACTTCAAGTGACAGATGTATGGAACCCTCAACAAAATATTGAAGGAGGAGCAAAATACTTAAGGCAGCTTTTAAATCAATTTGAGGGAAATTTACCTTTATCTTTAGCTGCCTACAATGCAGGTCCCGGTAATGTTAATCGTTATGGAGGTATACCACCTTTTGCAGAAACGCAAAATTATGTTAAATCTATATTAGAAAACCTTAGCGTTTATACTTAA
- a CDS encoding DRTGG domain-containing protein gives MITVEELSNKLGLEVVAGQQSITKAVKGAYIGDLLSWVMAHIDSEDAWITIQTNINVIAVAALRDVSCVIVVENADIEAPTINKANEEGIPLLRSSLNAYKLAVQVYKFLEGK, from the coding sequence GTGATTACTGTAGAAGAGCTAAGTAACAAACTAGGGCTGGAAGTGGTAGCAGGTCAACAGAGTATAACAAAAGCGGTAAAAGGTGCATACATTGGAGATTTACTTAGTTGGGTAATGGCACATATTGATTCTGAAGATGCTTGGATTACAATACAGACAAATATTAATGTGATTGCAGTAGCAGCTCTAAGAGATGTTTCCTGTGTAATTGTGGTGGAAAACGCTGACATAGAGGCACCAACAATCAATAAAGCAAATGAGGAGGGTATTCCCCTATTGAGAAGCTCTCTAAATGCTTATAAATTAGCAGTACAAGTTTACAAATTTTTAGAGGGAAAATAA
- a CDS encoding PHP domain-containing protein has protein sequence MVTVDLHIHSGLSPCADNDMTPNNIIRMAQLKGIEAVAITDHNCTKNLASFIKVGEDNNIICIPGVEITTKEEVHLTVLFQSLIEAEEFQTILDDTLPRVKNDTRLFGNQYIYDEKDNIVEEYSTLLINALSLPLKEAVSEIRKLKGIPIPAHIDRNSFSILSNLGFIDSELGFKVVEVTQNCNFSELKKLHPYLKNYKKIISSDAHDLGEILEGGFFLKTQDKSIQEIFKILKGEV, from the coding sequence ATGGTAACAGTAGACTTGCATATTCATAGTGGATTATCGCCTTGTGCAGACAATGATATGACGCCTAATAATATTATCCGTATGGCACAGCTCAAAGGAATAGAAGCCGTTGCCATCACTGATCATAACTGTACTAAAAACCTAGCAAGCTTTATAAAGGTAGGAGAAGATAACAACATTATTTGTATTCCAGGTGTAGAAATTACTACAAAAGAAGAAGTTCACTTAACTGTACTCTTCCAGAGTCTTATAGAAGCAGAAGAATTTCAAACTATATTAGATGATACGTTACCAAGAGTGAAAAATGATACAAGATTATTTGGTAACCAATATATCTATGATGAAAAGGATAACATTGTTGAAGAATATAGCACTTTACTAATCAACGCTCTTTCTTTACCTTTGAAGGAAGCAGTTTCAGAGATAAGAAAGTTAAAAGGTATACCTATACCAGCTCACATTGACCGAAATAGCTTTAGTATTCTTTCGAATCTAGGTTTTATTGATTCAGAACTGGGCTTTAAGGTAGTTGAAGTTACACAAAATTGTAACTTTTCTGAGCTGAAAAAACTTCATCCCTATTTAAAGAATTATAAAAAAATCATCAGTTCAGATGCTCATGATTTAGGAGAAATCCTAGAAGGAGGCTTTTTTCTAAAGACACAAGATAAGAGTATCCAAGAAATTTTCAAGATACTCAAAGGGGAAGTTTAA
- a CDS encoding S-ribosylhomocysteine lyase: MDHTKVTAPFVRKCGNITTPKGDTIAKFDLRFTQPNAEAMPTGAIHALEHLLAGYLREELSDIIDISPMGCRTGFYLIKLGDLSEEEVGLALIKALKKVINSDEIPAVNPIQCGNYRDMSLFGAKEYAKEVVAKLENKYIK, from the coding sequence ATGGACCATACAAAAGTAACAGCCCCTTTTGTTAGAAAATGTGGTAATATTACCACACCTAAGGGTGATACAATAGCAAAGTTTGACTTAAGATTTACCCAGCCTAATGCAGAAGCTATGCCTACCGGTGCTATTCACGCCCTAGAGCATCTTTTAGCAGGCTATCTTCGAGAAGAACTATCAGATATTATCGATATTTCACCTATGGGATGTCGAACAGGTTTTTATCTGATTAAGCTAGGAGATTTATCAGAGGAGGAAGTAGGATTAGCTCTGATAAAGGCTTTGAAAAAAGTAATTAATTCAGATGAAATTCCAGCAGTAAACCCTATACAGTGTGGTAACTATAGAGATATGTCTTTGTTTGGTGCTAAAGAATACGCAAAAGAGGTAGTAGCCAAGCTAGAAAATAAGTATATAAAATAG
- a CDS encoding 4Fe-4S dicluster domain-containing protein, giving the protein MQRIKIDKESCMSCLNCVIGCMAEHNKKSKSIYDLDLEDLTNESKNHIELDSNKCPIPILCRHCEKPECVYTCMSGAMSKNKNTGLVTYNEEQCSSCFMCIMACPYGVLKADEVEKILIQKCDMCNERQIPRCVEDCPTGCLSIEGGQ; this is encoded by the coding sequence ATGCAAAGAATTAAAATAGATAAAGAATCATGTATGAGTTGCTTAAATTGTGTGATCGGTTGTATGGCTGAACATAATAAAAAGAGTAAAAGTATCTATGATTTGGATTTGGAGGATCTAACCAATGAGAGCAAAAATCATATAGAGTTAGATAGCAATAAATGCCCTATACCTATTCTATGCAGACATTGTGAAAAACCAGAGTGTGTTTATACTTGTATGAGTGGTGCCATGAGTAAAAATAAAAATACTGGATTAGTTACTTACAATGAAGAACAATGTTCCTCCTGCTTTATGTGCATTATGGCATGTCCTTACGGGGTCTTGAAGGCAGATGAAGTAGAAAAAATACTTATTCAAAAATGCGATATGTGTAATGAGCGGCAAATCCCAAGATGTGTAGAAGACTGTCCAACTGGATGCTTAAGTATAGAGGGGGGTCAGTAA
- a CDS encoding ATP-binding protein, with protein MRELALHILDIVENAVKAEASLIEITIWEDIAKDLFTIEIKDNGIGMDEDTMKKVEDPFYTTRTTRKIGLGISLFKAAALQCGGSFKIYSLKGKGTTINTVFKHSHIDRAPLGHIEDTFVTSLMTEKEVDYIYTHYYNLDKFSIDTREVKEILKDMSISDPQVIRWLREYIRENIAKLVKL; from the coding sequence TTGAGGGAGCTAGCTTTGCACATATTAGATATTGTGGAAAACGCTGTTAAAGCTGAAGCGAGTTTAATAGAAATAACTATATGGGAAGATATTGCAAAAGATCTATTTACTATAGAAATTAAAGACAATGGCATAGGAATGGATGAGGACACAATGAAAAAAGTGGAAGATCCTTTTTATACCACAAGAACTACTAGAAAAATCGGATTGGGTATTTCTTTATTCAAGGCTGCTGCATTGCAATGCGGCGGTAGTTTTAAGATTTATTCATTAAAAGGAAAAGGTACAACCATAAACACTGTTTTTAAACATAGTCATATCGATAGAGCACCTTTAGGTCATATAGAAGATACGTTTGTCACTTCATTAATGACAGAAAAGGAAGTTGACTATATTTATACCCATTATTATAATTTAGATAAGTTTTCTATAGACACAAGGGAAGTGAAGGAGATACTTAAAGATATGTCAATTAGTGATCCGCAGGTAATAAGGTGGTTAAGAGAGTATATAAGGGAAAATATAGCAAAGCTTGTTAAATTATAA
- a CDS encoding PucR family transcriptional regulator — MSICCQELFALPSLKSLKLIAGKEGLHRNIRWVYAAEVIEDVTELTQWLYGGELVIITGIGIRNEETIFLELIEKIYEKNLAGLIVFIGPYIGEIPISVIERANKLNIPLFALPWEVPLVEVTQDICTHLVHREKQYNDVEQFLQQILFFEGESSKSLEEQAARIGFNFDQSHRVVVIKPDNLSSFIKDNQIKESTILSLKKQIRQIMEQYSTDTYKGFFLFLNDAMFILVNGEIFNKQILRETLSLLQEKIQQKIGLTTSVGIGTKYSQFSQYKKSMEEARQALKISNQKNLKNQIVFYEEMGIFSLLWEVKNLDVLRKIHKNMLFPLYEYDKVNETHLVDTLEKFLNNGRSMHTTAKQLFIHRNTLKYRLEKIEQLTGYSLNNQEDCFHFQLAYYIHDFLNI, encoded by the coding sequence ATGTCGATTTGTTGCCAGGAGCTATTTGCGCTACCTTCTTTAAAGTCTTTAAAGTTAATAGCAGGGAAAGAAGGATTACACAGAAATATTCGATGGGTCTATGCAGCTGAAGTTATAGAAGATGTTACAGAACTTACACAATGGTTATATGGTGGAGAACTGGTGATTATCACAGGAATAGGGATCAGAAATGAAGAAACGATCTTTCTTGAATTAATAGAAAAGATTTATGAAAAAAACTTAGCAGGGCTCATTGTATTTATAGGACCCTATATTGGAGAAATACCTATTTCTGTAATAGAAAGAGCGAATAAATTGAACATTCCTTTGTTTGCATTGCCATGGGAAGTACCTTTAGTAGAAGTGACACAGGATATTTGTACGCACCTTGTTCATCGAGAAAAACAATATAATGATGTAGAACAGTTTTTACAACAGATTCTTTTTTTTGAAGGGGAAAGTTCAAAGAGCCTGGAAGAACAAGCGGCACGCATTGGGTTTAATTTTGATCAAAGTCACAGAGTGGTGGTAATAAAACCAGATAATCTTTCCAGCTTTATAAAAGATAACCAAATAAAAGAAAGCACTATTCTGTCTCTGAAAAAACAAATTCGCCAAATAATGGAACAATATTCTACGGATACTTATAAAGGTTTTTTTCTATTTCTTAACGATGCTATGTTTATCTTGGTGAATGGAGAGATCTTTAACAAACAAATATTAAGAGAAACACTATCTTTGCTACAGGAAAAGATTCAACAAAAAATTGGATTAACTACTAGTGTTGGTATAGGCACGAAGTATAGCCAATTTTCTCAGTATAAGAAGAGTATGGAAGAAGCAAGGCAAGCACTAAAGATATCAAATCAAAAAAATTTGAAGAATCAAATTGTATTTTATGAAGAGATGGGGATTTTTTCTTTGTTATGGGAAGTAAAAAACTTAGATGTATTAAGAAAAATTCATAAAAATATGCTTTTTCCTCTATACGAATATGATAAAGTCAACGAAACTCATTTAGTTGATACCCTGGAAAAATTTTTAAATAATGGAAGAAGTATGCATACTACAGCCAAACAGCTTTTTATTCATAGGAACACACTAAAATATCGTTTAGAGAAAATAGAACAACTAACGGGCTACAGCTTAAATAATCAGGAAGACTGTTTTCATTTTCAGTTGGCCTATTATATTCATGACTTTTTAAACATATAA
- a CDS encoding DRTGG domain-containing protein, translated as MTLKEVQQLLNAEILYGENLLDREANTAFACDLMSDALAFLDDKTLLLTGLVNSHTIRAAEIVDIVAVVFVRGKKAEEEIIKLAEEHEIVIMSTKNTLYVSSGILYAEGLEGASIEYN; from the coding sequence ATGACATTAAAGGAAGTTCAGCAGCTATTAAATGCAGAAATTTTATATGGAGAAAACCTTCTAGACAGAGAAGCTAATACTGCTTTTGCCTGCGATTTAATGAGCGATGCATTAGCTTTTCTGGATGATAAAACATTATTATTGACAGGTTTAGTGAATTCTCATACAATACGGGCGGCGGAAATAGTAGATATTGTGGCGGTAGTTTTTGTTAGAGGTAAGAAAGCAGAAGAAGAAATTATTAAACTGGCAGAAGAACATGAGATTGTTATTATGTCAACTAAAAATACTTTATATGTTAGTTCGGGGATTTTATACGCTGAAGGTCTTGAAGGTGCTAGCATTGAATATAACTAG
- a CDS encoding ATP-binding protein produces MSIIKLYYLVEKDDFKRAGQASSSIKKVLRQLGIEPKTLRKIAIATYEAEMNLIIHSEGGFIEVNISPEKVEVLVEDRGPGIADIELAMKEGYSTASDQVRKLGFGAGMGLPNIKRCCDEFKIESSLGEYTRLQIVIHNRFEDQ; encoded by the coding sequence GTGAGTATCATAAAACTATATTATTTAGTAGAAAAAGATGATTTTAAAAGGGCAGGACAAGCTTCTAGCAGCATTAAAAAAGTGCTAAGACAGTTGGGAATAGAGCCTAAAACCCTTAGAAAAATTGCTATAGCCACCTATGAAGCAGAAATGAATCTCATTATTCACTCAGAAGGGGGCTTTATAGAAGTCAATATCAGTCCAGAAAAAGTCGAAGTTCTAGTTGAGGATCGAGGGCCAGGGATCGCAGATATTGAACTAGCTATGAAGGAAGGTTATTCTACAGCTTCCGACCAGGTTCGAAAGCTAGGTTTTGGTGCTGGAATGGGACTGCCTAATATCAAGAGATGTTGTGATGAATTTAAAATTGAATCCTCTTTGGGAGAATATACAAGACTGCAGATCGTTATTCATAATAGGTTTGAAGATCAATAA
- a CDS encoding SH3 domain-containing protein, with translation MKVPKIRVRLLIVSMVIFVMLLTPFAAAQANEATIVANQGILRRTANFDGDIVETLSLGTQITLQERNGDWYRVQSPNTGTEGWMYKDLIVTNGEGSSSLKKGIITASTLNVRSIPSLEGSVITRLSSGSEVTILSQEEEWYQVQLSQGPKGFIHSDFVVVVPNLPQAQVLENSSRLRKEANLQANIIVTLNKTDTVFIKGYEGGWYNVVTRDFTEGWISSESIELQIDIARPVSRSGTRSHALSNIKSVSEKYLGTPYRYATAGPSSFDCSGFVFYILNTYYKDYLNQRGINLPRSSRDQANVGTSVSRNQLQIGDLVFFNNGTSSTINHVGIYIGNNQFIHSSSGRSMGVIISSLDEANYKRRYSTATRL, from the coding sequence TTGAAAGTACCAAAGATAAGGGTCAGATTACTGATAGTATCCATGGTGATATTTGTTATGTTATTGACACCTTTTGCAGCAGCACAAGCAAATGAGGCTACAATTGTTGCTAATCAAGGAATTTTAAGAAGGACTGCGAATTTTGATGGTGATATAGTCGAAACACTTTCTCTAGGAACACAAATAACTCTGCAAGAAAGAAATGGAGATTGGTATCGTGTTCAGTCACCAAATACTGGAACAGAAGGTTGGATGTATAAAGACCTTATTGTAACAAATGGTGAAGGAAGCAGTTCTTTAAAGAAAGGCATCATTACTGCCAGTACATTAAATGTAAGATCCATACCTTCTCTTGAGGGAAGCGTTATTACACGATTATCTAGTGGGTCAGAAGTAACGATCTTGAGTCAGGAAGAAGAATGGTATCAAGTACAATTAAGTCAGGGACCAAAAGGTTTTATACATAGTGATTTTGTGGTAGTCGTACCTAATTTACCACAGGCACAGGTATTAGAAAACAGCAGCAGGCTAAGAAAAGAGGCTAACTTACAGGCAAATATTATTGTAACTTTAAACAAAACCGACACTGTTTTTATAAAAGGCTATGAAGGTGGTTGGTACAATGTAGTTACTAGAGATTTTACTGAAGGATGGATAAGCAGTGAATCGATTGAACTACAGATTGATATTGCAAGACCAGTAAGTCGTTCTGGCACAAGGTCTCACGCTTTAAGCAATATTAAAAGTGTTTCAGAAAAATATCTAGGAACACCTTATAGATATGCTACTGCTGGACCTAGTAGTTTTGATTGTTCAGGGTTTGTTTTCTACATATTAAATACTTACTATAAAGATTATTTAAATCAAAGAGGTATTAATCTACCAAGGTCCTCAAGAGATCAAGCTAATGTAGGTACATCGGTTAGTAGAAATCAGCTGCAGATAGGAGATTTAGTCTTTTTCAATAATGGGACAAGTAGTACCATTAATCATGTAGGTATTTATATAGGGAATAATCAATTTATCCACTCTTCTTCTGGAAGAAGTATGGGAGTAATTATTTCTTCCCTTGACGAAGCAAACTATAAAAGAAGATATTCAACGGCAACGAGATTATAA
- a CDS encoding RrF2 family transcriptional regulator translates to MKITQEADYAFRMILFLSKVDSDTRVDAQKISESENIPTRFALKILRKLTKAGLTKSFRGVNGGYSLNRAPENISFKDVIEAIDGPIHINRCLYDEAYCNLHRTNTCDVHKELAKIRDTVIDVLQKVNFKSIMENNETIDD, encoded by the coding sequence ATGAAGATTACGCAAGAAGCAGACTATGCCTTTAGAATGATCCTGTTCCTTTCAAAGGTAGATAGTGATACAAGAGTAGATGCCCAGAAGATATCAGAAAGTGAAAATATACCTACAAGATTTGCCTTAAAAATACTTAGGAAATTAACAAAGGCAGGTTTAACTAAATCATTTAGAGGAGTGAATGGCGGCTATTCTCTTAATAGAGCACCTGAGAATATTTCCTTTAAAGATGTAATTGAAGCCATTGATGGACCAATCCATATCAACCGATGTTTATATGATGAAGCGTATTGTAATCTTCATAGAACAAATACCTGTGATGTACATAAAGAATTGGCTAAGATAAGGGATACAGTAATAGATGTACTTCAAAAGGTTAATTTCAAGTCAATAATGGAAAATAATGAGACGATAGATGATTAA